One region of Eupeodes corollae chromosome 1, idEupCoro1.1, whole genome shotgun sequence genomic DNA includes:
- the LOC129940548 gene encoding probable cytochrome P450 313a4 has protein sequence MMILDSLLGILAVLLFYFLWSRRRFYYLFYKMPGPPGYPIIGMAHKLTKREEILSVFLKMERIYGRKFVSWLGPFPFLVIAEPELAETILTSPDCINKAFIYDALDDGTGRGLFSLKSPQWNHHRKLLNPAFSHKVLLSFLPIFNREADNLNFDLNEVVGAGEVDISSIIQKCTLNVAAQTTMGRQMASVKDHNKDLLPCFQSILETMTSMLFSPWLRNKFFLQMASHYPLYLKSKNTLRSFIQNLISEKLSQKEADMNRNSLSDPELEIDIKKNPNIFIDRAIDLVKTGDFTWKEVEDESNVIVFGAFETTSNTVGYTLMLLAMFPKYQEKVYDEAQSIFQSKGSDTDLTYEDTQQMTYMDMVLNETMRVMAPVPVIARETMRDVTLSNGIVLPKGLQIAIDIFNMHRDPEYWGTDSTIFNPDNFLPANMVGKHPYSFIPFTKGLRNCIGWRYALISSKIILSKLIRKYRFTTKFDFRDLQFVEDITIKLRKYPLLELHLREP, from the exons aaattctctctgtatttttaaaaatggaaagaatATACGGTCGTAAATTTGTCTCCTGGCTTGGTCCGTTTCCATTTCTAGTAATTGCAGAGCCAGAACTAGCTGAAACAATTCTAACATCTCCTGATTGCATAAACAAAGCGTTTATTTATGATGCTTTAGATGATGGCACGGGAAGGGGgctttttagtttaaaaa gtcCTCAATGGAATCATCATAGAAAACTCCTCAATCCAGCATTTAGCCACAAAGttcttttgagttttcttcCAATTTTCAATCGAGAAGCtgataatttgaattttgatctAAATGAAGTTGTTGGTGCTGGAGAAGTGGATATATCATCAATTATACAAAAATGCACATTAAATGTTGCAGCTC AAACCACAATGGGTCGTCAAATGGCAAGTGTTAAAGATCACAACAAGGATTTGCTTCCATGTTTTCAGAG TATTTTAGAAACAATGACAAGCATGTTGTTTTCACCATGGCTTCGGAATAAGTTTTTCCTTCAAATGGCTAGTCACTATCCCTTATACCTAAAATCGAAGAACACCTTAAggagttttatacaaaat TTAATCAGTGAAAAACTGTCTCAAAAAGAGGCAGATATGAACAGAAATTCCCTCTCAGATCCTGAATTAGAAAtagatattaagaaaaatcctaatatttttattgatcgAGCTATTGATTTGGTCAAAACAGGAGATTTTACTTGGAAGGAAGTTGAAGATGAATCCAATGTAATAGTTTTCGGG GCCTTTGAAACAACATCGAACACAGTTGGGTATACCCTAATGCTGCTTGCAATGTTTCCCAAATATCAAGAGAAAGTTTACGATGAGGCTCAGTCCATATTTCAATCTAAAGGATCGGATACGGACTTAACCTATGAAGATACCCAACAAATGACTTACATGGATATGGTACTTAACGAAACTATGCGCGTAATGGCCCCTGTTCCGGTTATCGCTAGAGAAACAATGCGTGACGTAACACTTTCGAATGGGATTGTATTACCTAAGGGGTTGCAAATTGCCATTGATATATTTAATATGCATCGTGACCCAGAATATTGGGGGACggattcaacaatttttaatccAGATAATTTTCTACCCGCAAATATGGTGGGAAAACATCCCTATTCGTTTATTCCCTTTACAAAAGGACTAAGAAACTGCATTG gttGGCGGTATGCACTCATTTCTTCAAAGATAATTTTGTCAAAACTTATACGAAAATATCGCTTtacaacaaaatttgattttcgagatTTACAATTTGTTGAAGACATTACAATCAAACTCAGAAAATATCCTTTGTTGGAACTTCATCTGCGTGAGCCTTGA
- the LOC129940550 gene encoding nuclear cap-binding protein subunit 2 — MSATSIELSSYRDQHFKGSRNDQERSLKDSTTLYVGNLSFYTTEEQIHELFGRCGDVRRIVMGLDKYKKTPCGFCFVEYYTRVEAEYAMRYVNGTRLDDRLIRVDWDAGFIEGRQYGRGKTGGQVRDEYRTDYDAGRGGYGKLLQQKIAPNTDNR, encoded by the exons atgtcgGCAACATCCATAGAACTCAGCTCCTACCGGGATCAGCACTTTAAG GGTTCCCGCAACGACCAAGAACGCTCACTCAAAGATTCAACCACACTCTATGTCGGGAACCTGTCATTCTACACAACCGAGGAACAAATCCACGAACTCTTTGGACGATGTGGTGATGTGCGCCGTATCGTCATGGGTCTGGACAAATACAAGAAAACACCTTGCGGTTTCTGCTTCGTAGAGTACTATACAAGAGTGGAAGCCGAATACGCCATGAG ATATGTCAATGGCACTCGACTAGATGACCGACTAATTCGTGTAGATTGGGATGCTGGCTTCATCGAGGGGCGACAGTATGGTCGAGGCAAGACAGGAGGTCAAGTTCGTGACGAATACCGAACAGATTACGACGCCGGACGAGGTGGCTACGGAAAGTTGTTACAACAAAAAATCGCTCCAAATACAGACAATCGATAA
- the LOC129940549 gene encoding coiled-coil domain-containing protein 134-like — protein MKHIHTSLWVLLLCVLITTVISEDNKDEGSKKVPLTPRVYVKLLQTRRKDHTTLIQRMLQNDYSKNYKMMSLALDKIFQIIKQSNQTLTDEKYSPITDGFPVEQRVQEAVTLLIEDTCLASDIILHFPEISQKVLKKIPQWKETINWCLDFVMHYPHIIDEVIVQLIDLARQEINEDARSPDFINPYYKKVEVESVPTKKPNRRVKKIKKGPQLSSRSEL, from the exons atgAAACACATACATACTTCATTGTGGGTTCTCCTTCTTTGTGTTTTAATCACCACCGTCATTTCGGAAGACAATAAGGACGAAGGTTCAAAAAAAGTACCCCTAACACCTAGAGTAT atGTGAAACTGCTTCAAACTCGCCGTAAGGATCACACTACGTTGATTCAGAGAATGCTTCAAAATGATTACAGCAAGAACTACAAAATGATGTCTCTAGCTCTGgacaaaatatttcaa atCATAAAACAGAGCAATCAAACGTTAACTGATGAAAAATATTCTCCAATTACTGACGGATTTCCCGTGGAACAACGTGTACAGGAAGCAGTTACTTTATTAATCGAAGACACCTGTCTAGCGTCAGATATCATTTTGCACTTTCCCGAGATATCACAAAAGGTTCTAAAGAAAATTCCTCAATGGAAAGAAACCATAAATTGGTGTCTTGACTTTGTGATGCATTATCCACACATAATAGACGAAGTAATTGTGCAATTAATAGACTTAGCTCGCCAGGAAATTAATGAGGACGCAAGAAGCCCCGATTTTATAAACCCCTACTACAAAAAAGTCGAAGTCGAATCAGTCCCCACGAAGAAACCAAACCGGCGAGTGAAAAAGATCAAGAAAGGTCCACAGCTCTCATCGAGATCGGAGTTATAA